A single genomic interval of Parus major isolate Abel unplaced genomic scaffold, Parus_major1.1 Scaffold220, whole genome shotgun sequence harbors:
- the LOC107198572 gene encoding inhibin beta C chain-like: MSPLCSPRAAAPSAQLHLNRGGRTALPAPGRLRGSAGAFISPGISQYLWPRQENEPILAPCSRSVQLCHPAPCRWLIPLGFSDTAGAPTLSPLALDMTVTVTLLLLSLLRTAAAEGGWCPACGVSAVAPGAQRDALLALAKRSILAKLRLPARPSVPQPPARGALLTALRRMRSQRSDTAAAFPGMLRNSPARPGMGLQEYEILSFAEAGSSTSHSVRLHFRFSQEVAGSTEILQATLYLFWAAPGRGAQPVTVRILRPDPAGPNVTVASETRLEVQRSGWTTLDVGAAVRSLFGQETPRLTVELEVPEDWGSPLPSDHSDSHWPFVVAQAQARTPHRVHRRGVDCGADSRMCCRQEFFVDFKEIGWEDWIIQPEGYHMNYCTGLCPLHMAGVPGLAASFHTAVLNRIKAASAAAAVDSCCVPTQRRPLSLLYYDRDSNIVKTDIPDMIVDSCGCT, encoded by the exons ATGTCCCCGCTCTGCTCCCCCCGAGCAGCAGCACCATCGGCCCAGCTCCACCTTAACCGGGGCGGCCGCACCGCGCTGCCCGCGCCCGGGCGGCTCCGGGGGAGCGCAGGGGCGTTTATCTCGCCCGGGATCAGCCAATATTTGTGGCCACGTCAGGAGAACGAGCCCATCCTCGCCCCGTGCTCCCGCTCagtccagctctgccaccctgCTCCCTGCCGCTGGCTCATCCCACTCGGCTTCTCGGACACTGCTGGAGCTCCCACGCTGTCACCTCTCGCCCTGGACATGACGGTCACCGTGaccctcctgctcctgagcCTCCTACGGACGGCGGCAGCCGAGGGCGGGTGGTGTCCTGCCTGCGGAGTGTCCGCGGTGGCTCCCGGAGCGCAGCGGGACGCGCTCCTGGCTCTGGCCAAGCGGAGCATCCTGGCCAAGCTCCGCTTGCCAGCCCGGCCCAGCGTCCCGCAGCCGCCGGCCCGGGGGGCTCTGCTGACCGCGCTCCGCAGGATGCGATCGCAGCGCTCGGACACGGCCGCCGCCTTCCCAGGGATGCTCCGAaacagcccggcccggccgggaATGGGGCTGCAGGAATACGAGATCCTGAGCTTTGCTGAGGCAG GATCCTCCACTTCCCACAGCGTCCGCCTGCATTTCCGCTTCTCCCAGGAGGTGGCCGGGAGCACCGAGATCCTGCAGGCCACCCTCTACCTGTTCTGGGCAGCCCCCGGCCGCGGGGCACAGCCTGTCACCGTCAGGATCCTGCGGCCAGACCCGGCGGGGCCAAACGTGACGGTGGCCAGCGAGACCCGGCTGGAGGTGCAGAGATCCGGCTGGACCACGCTGGACGTTGGAGCAGCCGTCCGGAGCCTCTTCGGACAAGAGACCCCTCGGCTCACGGTGGAACTGGAGGTGCCAGAGGACTGGGGGTCCCCTCTCCCATCGGACCACAGCGATTCCCACTGGCCGTTTGTGGTGGCCCAAGCCCAGGCCAGGACACCCCACCGCGTCCATCGTCGCGGCGTCGACTGCGGCGCGGACTCGCGGATGTGCTGCCGCCAGGAGTTCTTTGTGGACTTCAAGGAGATCGGCTGGGAGGACTGGATCATCCAGCCAGAGGGGTACCACATGAATTACTGCACGGGGCTGTGCCCGCTGCACATGGCCGGCGTTCCCGGCCTCGCAGCCTCCTTCCACACCGCCGTCCTCAACCGCATCAAGGCGGCGAGCGCGGCGGCGGCCGTGGACTCCTGCTGCGTTCCCACCCAGCGCCggcccctctccctgctctaCTACGACCGGGACAGCAACATCGTCAAGACCGACATTCCCGACATGATCGTGGATTCCTGCGGCTGCACCTGA